Proteins co-encoded in one Rhinatrema bivittatum unplaced genomic scaffold, aRhiBiv1.1, whole genome shotgun sequence genomic window:
- the LOC115082495 gene encoding SLAM family member 8-like: MQAAWALLMSLHYLAWPAAAEASILVRGVVGEAVSLAADLPPDFEVREVIWKYLTSKEEIVATFFKGSVETMYRSHFFQRIWLLGNFSLEISQLELGDSGTFKALLVGTEGQLLTRTLQLTVYEAVSKPTIRVFAPGSDPPHSAGSGCEVFLTCAAERGSGVLYSWQRGGGTLGNGTHTFLDEGKVLKVRLEPSDNRASYCCTAANPVSQESTAVVPWDSCEGRADAEVTSHNSKYLLLILLPLLILLFAVAVLGIILCTRCSGKKTLKASEDRANVEMQPV; encoded by the exons ATGCAGGCGGCCTGGGCTCTACTGATGTCACTGCACTACCTCg CCTGGCCTGCAGCAGCCGAGGCCTCCATCCTAGTAAGAGGAGTGGTGGGAGAAGCAGTGTCTCTGGCAGCTGATCTCCCCCCGGACTTTGAGGTCAGGGAAGTCATCTGGAAATACTTGACGTCCAAGGAGGAGATCGTAGCCACGTTTTTTAAGGGCTCGGTGGAGACCATGTACCGCTCCCACTTCTTTCAGAGAATCTGGCTCCTCGGCAACTTTTCTTTGGAAATCAGTCAATTGGAACTGGGAGACAGCGGAACCTTCAAAGCACTGCTGGTGGGCACGGAGGGACAGTTATTGACGCGCACGCTCCAACTCACTGTCTATG AGGCCGTGTCCAAGCCGACGATCAGAGTGTTTGCCCCAGGAAGCGACCCGCCTCACTCTGCTGGATCCGGCTGTGAGGTCTTCCTGACCTGTGCTGCGGAGAGGGGCTCTGGCGTGTTGTACAGCTGGCAGAGGGGAGGCGGCACGCTAGGCAATGGCACGCACACCTTCCTGGATGAGGGGAAGGTGCTGAAGGTTCGCCTGGAGCCCTCGGACAATCGCGCGTCCTACTGCTGCACGGCGGCCAATCCCGTGAGCCAAGAATCGACGGCGGTCGTCCCCTGGGACAGCTGCGAAGGCAGAGCAG ACGCCGAGGTCACCTCACACAACTCTAAGTACCTTCTGCTCATCCTCCTGCCCCTTCTGATCCTACTGTTCGCGGTTGCTGTCCTGGGGATCATTCTCTGCACAAGGTGTTCAG GCAAAAAAACCCTTAAAGCCTCAGAAGACAGAGCAAATGTGGAAATGCAACCTGTATAG